Proteins from a genomic interval of Arvicola amphibius chromosome 10, mArvAmp1.2, whole genome shotgun sequence:
- the Srsf9 gene encoding serine/arginine-rich splicing factor 9, with the protein MSGWADERGGEGDGRIYVGNLPTDVREKDLEDLFYKYGRIREIELKNRHGLVPFAFVRFEDPRDAEDAIYGRNGYDYGQCRLRVEFPRTFGGRGGWPRGARNGPPTRRSDFRVLVSGLPPSGSWQDLKDHMREAGDVCYADVQKDGMGMVEYLRKEDMEYALRKLDDTKFRSHEGETSYIRVYPERSTSYGYSRSRSGSRGRDSPHQSRGSPYYFSPFRPY; encoded by the exons ATGTCGGGCTGGGCGGACGAGCGCGGCGGCGAGGGCGACGGGCGCATCTACGTGGGGAACCTTCCGACCGACGTGCGAGAGAAGGACCTGGAGGACTTGTTTTACAAGTACGGCCGCATCCGCGAGATCGAGCTCAAGAACCGGCACGGCCTCGTGCCCTTCGCCTTCGTCCGCTTCGAGGATCCGCG GGATGCTGAAGATGCAATTTATGGAAGAAATGGTTATGATTATGGCCAGTGTCGACTTCGTGTGGAATTCCCCAGGACTTTCGGAGGTCGGGGTGGGTGGCCCCGTGGTGCAAGGAATGGGCCTCCTACAAGACGATCTGATTTCCGAGTTCTTGTTTCAG GACTTCCTCCATCAGGCAGCTGGCAGGACCTGAAAGATCACATGCGTGAAGCTGGGGATGTCTGTTATGCAGATGTACAAAAAGATGGAATGGGGATGGTTGAGTATCTGAGAAAAGAAGACATGGAATACGCTCTGCGTAAACTGGATGATACAAAATTCCGCTCTCACGAG GGTGAAACTTCATATATCCGAGTTTATCCTGAGAGGAGTACCAGCTATGGCTACTCACGGTCCCGGTCTGGGTCCAGGGGCCGGGATTCTCCGCACCAAAGCAGGGGCTCTCCATACTACTTCTCTCCTTTCAGGCCTTACTGA